From a single Micromonospora pallida genomic region:
- a CDS encoding MGMT family protein, which yields MDSEEYVEAVLELVERIPPGRVMSYGAVADALAERSGRSSARLVGSIMARHGGGVPWHRVVNAAGRLPPGHEIEARARLRAEGTPLRGDRVDMANACWQPAG from the coding sequence ATGGACTCGGAAGAGTACGTCGAGGCGGTGCTGGAACTGGTCGAGCGGATTCCGCCGGGGCGGGTGATGTCGTACGGCGCGGTCGCCGACGCGTTGGCCGAGCGCTCCGGTCGGAGCTCCGCCCGGCTGGTCGGATCGATCATGGCCCGGCACGGCGGTGGGGTGCCCTGGCACCGGGTGGTCAACGCGGCGGGACGGCTGCCACCCGGTCACGAGATCGAGGCGCGGGCCCGGCTGCGGGCCGAGGGGACCCCGCTGCGCGGGGACCGGGTGGACATGGCCAACGCCTGCTGGCAGCCGGCGGGTTGA